A section of the Harmonia axyridis chromosome 2, icHarAxyr1.1, whole genome shotgun sequence genome encodes:
- the LOC123672410 gene encoding oxysterol-binding protein-related protein 11: MNNKIVESVMDLHTKQRQFSGQLYKYTNVMKGWQYRYFMVDANSGLLHYYLCEGEKPDGSVPRGSVHLSGAVICPSDEDSKTFTVNCASGDMLKLRATDARARQEWVNGLRAVAESHTKSSSGNSQPLPPREQLAVLDAMGCVRSQLHQTEQADLALCRSIESAGPKLYVDPNLLLLKATSAAALHCLIQCSNILQRNQHAQQARLGFAIDED; the protein is encoded by the exons ATGAATAATAAGATAGTTGAG TCTGTGATGGATCTGCATACTAAGCAGAGGCAGTTCTCTGGTCAATTGTACAAATATACAAATGTAATGAAAGGCTGGCAATATAGGTATTTTATGGTTGATGCCAATTCAGGATTGCTACATTATTATCTTTGTGAAGGAGAAAAACCAGATGGTTCGGTACCAAGGGGATCAGTTCATTTATCAGGTGCAGTCATTTGCCCCAGTGATGAAGATTCGAAAACCTTCACTGTTAATTGTGCATCAGGTGATATGCTTAAGCTGAGAGCAACAGATGCAAGAGCTCGACAAGAATGGGTCAATGGATTAAGAGCAGTTGCTGAGTCACATACAAAA TCAAGTTCAGGAAACAGCCAACCTTTACCCCCTAGGGAACAGCTGGCAGTGTTAGATGCAATGGGATGTGTGAGGTCACAGTTACATCAAACTGAACAAGCAGACTTAGCTCTGTGTAGGTCAATAGAGTCTGCAGGTCCTAAACTTTATGTTGATCCTAATCTTCTACTTTTGAAAGCAACCTCTGCTGCAGCACTGCATTGTCTGATTCAGTGTTCAAATATTCTACAAAGAAATCAGCATGCTCAGCAGGCAAGACTGGGATTTGCAATCGATGAAGACTAA